Part of the Candidatus Zixiibacteriota bacterium genome is shown below.
GCGCGTGACCGTGCATGGCCTCATGACCCTCTTTCAGTACCGCCGGCTGTTGGCTCAGGCAGTGGACGCATCGTCACGGTCATGGTTCGGCCGCGCCCGTACCCGGTTATTCACGTCACTCTCAGCCGGAAGCGCGATCGCAACCGACCTCCGCCGCATCGCGACCCAGACGGTCGCGGGAACACGATAATCCCGTATCGGAGTCCGCAATTGTGACCATTCCGACACTTGTACGCATCAACGAGCTGACGCATCACGTCGGCCAGACCGTGACCGTCCGCGGCTGGCTCTTCCAGAAGCGCTCCAGCGGCAAGATCAAATTCGCCGTGCTGCGCGACGGGAGCGGGTACTTGCAGGGGGTGTTGGCGCAGGGTGAATGCACCGAACAGGCACTCGCCGATTTCGAACAACTGACCCAGGAATCCTCGTTCACGATGACGGGGACGATTCGCGTCGACAAACGTGCCCCCGGCGGATTCGAGATGACCGTGGCCGACCTGGCGATCATCCAGATTGCCGGGGAATACCCCATCCAACCCAAGGAGCATACGCCCGGCTTCCTCATGGAGCACCGTCACCTCTGGCTGCGCTCCTCGCGCCAGCATGCGATCATGCGCGTGCGCAATGAGATCATCATGGCGATCCGGCGGTTTTTCTATGACCGCGGTTTCATTCTGATCGACACGCCGATTCTGACCGGCGCCATCGGCGAGACGGCGACGACGCTGTTCGAGACCGAGTACTTCGATCTCGGCAAGGCGTATCTGGCGCAAACGGGACAATTGTATGTCGAGGCGGCGGCGATGGCGCACGGAAAGGTCTTTTGCTTCGGGCCAACCTTTCGCGCCGAGAAATCCAAGACGCGCAAACACCTCAACGAGTTCTGGATGCTCGAACCGGAGGTCGCCTTCGCCGATTCCGAAGACAACATGCAACTGCAAGAGGACCTGATCTGTTACATCGTCGAGTGGGTCTTGCGGACCTCTCGCGCTGAGTTGGAGACTCTCAAACGCGATTTCGGCAAGCTGGAGGCGATCCGTGCCCCGTTCCCGCGCCTGACATATGATGACGCGATCGCGCGATTGCAGAAGGCGGGGATGCCGATCCAATGGGGATCGGATTTCGGCGCACCGGACGAAGAGAAACTCATGGAGGAATTCGACCGGCCGTTGTTTGTCTTCAACTGGCCGACCGTGTGCAAGGCGTTCTATATGAAACGCAATCCCGAGCGCCCGGAGACGGTTCTCTGCGACGACCTTCTGGCGCCGGAAGGGTACGGCGAGATCATCGGCGGCTCACAACGCGAGGACGACCATGATCTGCTGGTGGAGAGGATCCGCGCGCAGGGTCTGCCGGAGGCGGCCTACGCCTGGTATCTCGATCTGCGGCGCTATGGATCGGTGCCGCATTCCGGTTTTGGCCTGGGGTTGGAGCGCACGGTCGGATGGATATGCGGCCTGGA
Proteins encoded:
- the asnS gene encoding asparagine--tRNA ligase, giving the protein MTIPTLVRINELTHHVGQTVTVRGWLFQKRSSGKIKFAVLRDGSGYLQGVLAQGECTEQALADFEQLTQESSFTMTGTIRVDKRAPGGFEMTVADLAIIQIAGEYPIQPKEHTPGFLMEHRHLWLRSSRQHAIMRVRNEIIMAIRRFFYDRGFILIDTPILTGAIGETATTLFETEYFDLGKAYLAQTGQLYVEAAAMAHGKVFCFGPTFRAEKSKTRKHLNEFWMLEPEVAFADSEDNMQLQEDLICYIVEWVLRTSRAELETLKRDFGKLEAIRAPFPRLTYDDAIARLQKAGMPIQWGSDFGAPDEEKLMEEFDRPLFVFNWPTVCKAFYMKRNPERPETVLCDDLLAPEGYGEIIGGSQREDDHDLLVERIRAQGLPEAAYAWYLDLRRYGSVPHSGFGLGLERTVGWICGLDHVRETIPFARTLGRLYP